Genomic DNA from Sardina pilchardus chromosome 4, fSarPil1.1, whole genome shotgun sequence:
GATTTAGCAATATGTGTCGACATAAATTAAGGGCAAGGGGTCAACCTGAGGTTTGTGAAGGACGAGTTCCAGCATTCTTGGCCCCAGGATTGAAGTTGAAAGAGAAGCAGACGTCCTGTTGCACTGTGCTGCCTGTCAACTTTGGGGCAAAAATATGGCTATTGTTTGTTGCCACCATACGAGAACCGCTGCTGGGAACAGCTGGTTGCGGGCATACTTGGGAAGGATTGTGATTGCCTCCTGAAAGGAGAACACAAAAGCATCACTGAAAATTGCTGGCAAGAAGTTCATATTTGATAATCCTAATATACACAGTGAATCTGTTCCATCAGCTGTATATAGCTTGTCCTACCTTGGTGCCCATCCACATTGACTTCCATTTTATAAGAATTCATGGTCACATTAGCTGTCTCTGATGCCACAATAGTGCTGCCTTGATCTGCATAAAGCTGGGGGCTTGTTGAAGCTGCACAAATAGACTCATTTAATTAGAAAATTTGCTTTACAGGAATCCAACAATGATGGTGCAATGCCTTCAAAGTAATGTAACTTACCTTCTCTGTCAGCTAACTTCTGAACCTCAGGGAAATTCTCCCTCAGGACCGTGACAAACTTTTGGCaatcctcttctcctttcttgaGCATGATTCCCAGCAGTGACTCGATTCCCTTTCTCCCGCCTTGTTCACTTATAATCCTATATTCCTTCCCTGTTACCATATCCTCAGCGTGATCCATTACCTTTTTAAGGTCCAACAATTTGCAAAGAGCTTCTTCATTTGACTTCAGGAATTCCATATTGCcacctgaaatacacacacacacacacacacacacacacacacacacacacacacacacacacacacacacacacctgtttttaATATCAACTTTAGCCTATGATACAAAGCATGCGAGCCAGACAGTTTGTTGCAAATCATGGATAACTGTTCCATTTGAACTGAAAATGACTCAGTAGATGTTTAGATTGACATTCCATAGCATTGCATGCATTTACTGGTTAGGCAGCACTTGTTCAGGTTCAATTTAAATGTTACTTCATAATACAATTAGGCCTACAATAGCCTAGTTCAAAGATCCTGTATAAGCTAGCCTACTTCTATAATGTGATAGCCTACCATCCTTGCCTAGTCTCATAGACTTCCAGCATGTTCCATAAATAGGCTGCTACAATACGTCCCTATTCTTAATATGTTCATGGATATTTTTCGTAAGGGAATttaggtaggctacattttaggTTTACGCTGGTTCAAAGTTAGtcactttaaaaacaaaaaacttctTGTGTTTCTAGATCTGTCGGCAACATTGTTACAAATGAGCTTTCATTGCTCATTCACATCCAAGATCACCTACCCACTGCATGAGTTCTGAAGCTCGTTTACATTagcgtaggctacagtatatcctgAATCATAGCAAGGAACAAGGCCgatca
This window encodes:
- the LOC134078304 gene encoding uncharacterized protein LOC134078304: MEFLKSNEEALCKLLDLKKVMDHAEDMVTGKEYRIISEQGGRKGIESLLGIMLKKGEEDCQKFVTVLRENFPEVQKLADREASTSPQLYADQGSTIVASETANVTMNSYKMEVNVDGHQGGNHNPSQVCPQPAVPSSGSRMVATNNSHIFAPKLTGSTVQQDVCFSFNFNPGAKNAGTRPSQTSGGTTGKGSLPTISDKLGFLKNHYSDLIQKVKNVQPILDALIQKDFHKEMVANARAENTAQKQMRVILDGTTSKAAAEALFEAILTNERKLMAELMSSET